From one Phocaeicola salanitronis DSM 18170 genomic stretch:
- a CDS encoding PadR family transcriptional regulator, translating to MNVDNVKSQMRKGMLEYCILLLLHREPSYASDIIQNLKEAKLIVVEGTLYPLLTRLKNDDLLAYEWVESTQGPPRKYYTLTQKGEEFLVGLETAWDELSATVNHLRTKLITYNQNEKDTDR from the coding sequence ATGAATGTAGACAATGTAAAATCTCAAATGCGGAAAGGGATGCTGGAGTATTGCATCCTGTTGCTGCTTCATCGGGAGCCTTCGTATGCATCGGATATCATCCAGAACCTGAAAGAAGCGAAACTGATTGTGGTGGAAGGGACGCTCTATCCGTTGCTTACGCGCCTGAAGAACGATGACTTGCTGGCGTACGAATGGGTGGAATCGACACAAGGGCCGCCCCGCAAGTATTATACCCTGACTCAGAAGGGAGAAGAATTCTTGGTCGGACTGGAAACGGCTTGGGATGAACTCTCCGCTACGGTAAACCATTTACGAACCAAACTTATAACCTATAACCAAAATGAAAAAGACACTGACCGTTAA
- a CDS encoding aminoacyl-histidine dipeptidase — protein MEKKDLKPAVVFRYFEEVCGVPRPSKKEEKIRAYLLEFARKHDLSVKTDEAGNVLIAKPATPGMEGRKAVILQSHMDMVCEKNKDTQHDFDTDPIETYIDGEWLRAKGTTLGADNGIGIAAELAVLASDDVEHGPLQCLFTVDEETGLTGAFALKEGFMEGDILINLDSEDEGELFIGCAGGAGTTAVFPCTMTAAPEGYFFFRVAVKGLTGGHSGDDINKGRANANKLLNRYLVQLMRKYDLRLCEIDGGNLHNAIPREAHAVCAVPMACKEAVRVDLNVYLAEVENEYAVTEPNLQMELESEAPRAEVMDAGEMKRFLLSLYAVHNGVYAMSQDIPGLVETSSNLASVKQADGSIKVVTSQRSSILSSRVDMSQMVGAAFELGGATVETGDGYPGWKPNPSSEILQVAVESYKRLFGTEPKVKAIHAGLECGLFLEKYPSLDMVSFGPTLRGVHSPDERMLIPTVDKFWRHLLDVLAHVPVKA, from the coding sequence ATGGAGAAAAAAGATTTGAAACCTGCCGTTGTCTTCCGGTACTTCGAAGAGGTATGCGGGGTGCCCCGTCCTTCGAAGAAAGAAGAGAAAATCAGAGCGTATTTACTGGAGTTTGCCCGGAAGCATGACCTGTCTGTCAAGACGGACGAAGCCGGGAACGTATTGATAGCGAAACCTGCCACGCCGGGAATGGAAGGCCGGAAGGCGGTGATTCTGCAATCGCACATGGACATGGTGTGCGAAAAGAACAAAGACACGCAGCATGATTTCGACACCGACCCGATAGAGACTTACATAGACGGGGAATGGCTGCGGGCGAAGGGCACCACGCTGGGTGCCGATAACGGCATCGGGATTGCCGCTGAACTGGCGGTGCTGGCTTCGGACGATGTGGAGCACGGTCCCCTTCAGTGCTTGTTTACCGTGGACGAAGAGACGGGGCTGACCGGAGCTTTCGCCTTGAAGGAAGGGTTTATGGAGGGGGATATCCTCATCAACCTCGATTCGGAAGACGAAGGCGAGCTGTTTATCGGATGTGCGGGAGGCGCGGGCACTACGGCTGTGTTCCCTTGTACGATGACGGCTGCCCCCGAAGGGTATTTCTTCTTCCGTGTAGCCGTGAAAGGGCTGACCGGAGGGCATTCGGGAGACGATATCAACAAGGGCCGTGCGAACGCCAACAAATTGCTGAACCGTTATCTGGTGCAGCTGATGCGTAAATACGATTTGCGCCTGTGCGAGATAGACGGAGGAAACCTGCACAACGCCATTCCGCGCGAGGCGCATGCCGTATGTGCCGTGCCGATGGCATGCAAGGAAGCGGTACGGGTGGACCTGAACGTGTACCTGGCAGAGGTGGAAAACGAGTATGCCGTGACCGAGCCGAACCTGCAGATGGAACTGGAGTCGGAAGCTCCGCGTGCCGAGGTGATGGATGCCGGAGAGATGAAACGTTTCCTGCTTTCGCTTTATGCCGTCCACAACGGGGTGTATGCCATGAGCCAGGATATTCCGGGACTGGTGGAAACATCGTCGAACCTGGCTTCTGTAAAGCAGGCGGACGGATCCATCAAGGTGGTGACCAGCCAGCGCAGTTCCATCCTTTCTTCGCGCGTAGACATGTCGCAGATGGTGGGTGCCGCATTCGAGCTGGGCGGCGCTACGGTGGAGACGGGCGATGGTTATCCGGGCTGGAAGCCGAATCCGTCTTCGGAGATCTTGCAGGTTGCGGTGGAAAGCTACAAGCGTTTGTTCGGGACAGAGCCAAAGGTAAAAGCCATCCATGCGGGCTTGGAGTGCGGTTTGTTCCTCGAGAAGTATCCTTCGCTCGATATGGTTTCGTTCGGACCCACTTTGCGCGGCGTGCATTCGCCCGACGAGCGTATGCTGATACCTACGGTGGATAAGTTCTGGCGTCACCTGCTGGATGTGCTGGCGCATGTTCCGGTGAAGGCGTGA
- a CDS encoding GNAT family N-acetyltransferase, whose amino-acid sequence MFTIRKATLEDIPLINKLAWEAFPATYKDILTPEQIVYMMDWMYSPENLHKQMTEEGHIYYIAFRENEGAGYVSIQPEGEGLFHLQKIYVLPQYQKHHLGKLLFGQAVRGIKELHPGPCRMELNVNRENPALGFYRHMGMEKVREEDTHIGNGFYMNDYIMGLSI is encoded by the coding sequence ATGTTTACCATCAGAAAAGCCACCTTAGAAGACATCCCCTTGATTAACAAGCTGGCATGGGAAGCCTTTCCCGCCACCTACAAGGACATCCTGACGCCGGAACAAATCGTCTACATGATGGACTGGATGTACTCGCCCGAAAACCTGCATAAGCAAATGACAGAAGAAGGGCACATTTACTACATAGCTTTCAGAGAAAACGAGGGAGCGGGATACGTCTCTATCCAGCCCGAAGGAGAAGGCCTCTTCCACCTGCAAAAGATTTACGTGCTCCCGCAATACCAGAAACACCATTTGGGAAAACTCCTGTTCGGGCAAGCCGTCCGAGGCATCAAGGAACTGCACCCCGGACCGTGCCGCATGGAACTGAACGTAAACCGCGAGAACCCGGCATTAGGCTTCTACCGGCACATGGGCATGGAAAAAGTGCGCGAAGAAGACACACACATCGGAAACGGCTTCTACATGAACGATTACATCATGGGGCTCAGTATCTGA
- a CDS encoding endonuclease/exonuclease/phosphatase family protein, whose protein sequence is MSPALTKIGVFLCLSVWSVCCFAQAPFRVMHYNVENLFDCRDDSLKQDEEFLPRAVRAWTWKKYHEKVTKIAKVILAASGEQVPDLVGLCEVENAYCLDGLTKYSPLRDAAYRYVMTDSPDERGIDVALLYQPATFRLIGTECIRVPSGQIGRKPTRDILHVSGRVVSGDTLDVFVCHFPSRSGGARQSAPHRLLAASVLRQAADSVSAVRRNPYLIIMGDFNDYPSSPSVSEALGAKEVPRTDVSSSVLYNLMAGKAGGTYRYRGEWGMLDQFIVNGTMLSPSSALCTGADRARPLAFPFLLEEDRQYGGDTPFRTYKGLRYYGGYSDHLPICLDITVRY, encoded by the coding sequence ATGAGTCCTGCCTTAACTAAAATCGGTGTCTTTCTGTGCTTGTCCGTATGGTCTGTGTGCTGTTTTGCGCAGGCGCCTTTCCGGGTGATGCATTACAACGTGGAGAACCTGTTCGATTGCCGGGACGATTCCCTCAAGCAAGACGAAGAGTTCCTTCCGCGGGCGGTCCGTGCCTGGACGTGGAAGAAATATCACGAGAAGGTGACGAAGATAGCGAAGGTCATCCTGGCGGCTTCGGGAGAGCAGGTGCCCGACCTGGTAGGGCTGTGTGAGGTGGAGAACGCGTATTGCCTGGACGGGTTGACGAAATATTCTCCCTTGCGTGATGCCGCCTACCGCTATGTGATGACCGATTCGCCCGACGAGCGGGGCATCGATGTGGCATTGCTTTACCAGCCCGCAACGTTCCGGCTAATCGGTACGGAATGCATCCGTGTTCCTTCCGGACAAATCGGGCGCAAGCCTACGCGCGACATCTTGCACGTGAGCGGGCGTGTGGTTTCGGGCGATACGCTCGATGTGTTTGTCTGCCATTTCCCTTCCCGTTCGGGCGGGGCGCGTCAGAGTGCGCCTCACCGCTTGCTGGCGGCAAGTGTCTTGCGCCAGGCGGCGGATTCTGTATCGGCTGTCCGCCGGAATCCTTACCTTATTATAATGGGGGACTTCAACGATTATCCTTCCAGCCCTTCGGTTTCCGAAGCGTTGGGCGCGAAAGAAGTGCCTCGTACGGATGTTTCCTCTTCTGTGCTCTATAACCTGATGGCAGGGAAAGCAGGCGGCACGTACCGGTATCGGGGCGAGTGGGGGATGCTCGACCAGTTTATCGTGAACGGCACGATGCTTTCTCCTTCGTCCGCCCTCTGTACCGGAGCGGATAGGGCCCGTCCGCTGGCATTCCCTTTCCTTCTTGAAGAGGACAGGCAATACGGGGGCGACACGCCTTTCCGCACGTATAAGGGCTTGCGCTATTACGGCGGATATAGCGATCATCTTCCCATTTGCCTGGATATTACGGTCAGATACTGA
- the thrC gene encoding threonine synthase, which yields MKYYSTNKQASDATLEEAVVRGLAGDKGLYMPREIKPLPASFYDEIENLSFQEIAYRVADAFFGEDVPADVLKQIVYDTLSFDAPVVKVKDNIYSLELFHGPTLAFKDVGGRFMARLLGYFIRKEGKKQVNVLVATSGDTGSAVANGFLGVEGIRVYVLYPKGKVSEIQEKQFTTLGQNITAIEVDGTFDDCQALVKNAFMDEELKAHMQLTSANSINVARFLPQAFYYFYAYAQMKKQGKADNLVICVPSGNFGNITAGLFGKRMGLPVKRFIAANNRNDIFYQYLKTGVYTPRPSVATIANAMDVGDPSNFARILDLYGGSHEAISGEISGETYTDEQIRETVQKAYEETGYLLDPHGACGYRALAEGLKPGETGVFLETAHPAKFLQTVEAIIGTKVDIPEKLQAFMRGTKQSVPMPKDFASFKAYLMKQ from the coding sequence ATGAAATATTACAGTACCAATAAGCAGGCTTCCGACGCTACACTGGAAGAAGCCGTAGTGCGCGGACTGGCAGGTGACAAAGGGCTTTACATGCCCCGCGAAATCAAGCCTTTGCCCGCATCGTTTTACGATGAGATAGAAAACCTTTCGTTTCAGGAAATCGCTTACCGCGTGGCGGACGCTTTCTTCGGAGAAGATGTGCCGGCGGATGTCTTGAAGCAGATTGTATATGACACCTTGAGCTTTGATGCGCCGGTGGTGAAGGTGAAAGACAATATCTATTCGCTGGAGCTCTTCCACGGGCCTACGCTGGCGTTCAAGGACGTGGGCGGACGCTTTATGGCACGCCTCTTGGGCTATTTCATCCGCAAGGAAGGAAAGAAGCAGGTCAATGTACTGGTAGCTACGTCGGGCGATACGGGAAGTGCCGTGGCAAACGGTTTCCTGGGTGTGGAAGGCATTCGTGTGTATGTGCTTTACCCGAAAGGGAAGGTGAGCGAGATACAGGAAAAGCAGTTCACCACGCTGGGGCAGAACATCACCGCCATTGAGGTGGACGGCACGTTCGACGATTGTCAGGCACTGGTGAAGAACGCGTTTATGGACGAAGAGCTGAAGGCGCACATGCAGCTGACCTCTGCCAATTCCATCAATGTGGCGCGCTTCTTGCCTCAAGCTTTCTATTATTTTTACGCTTATGCCCAGATGAAGAAGCAGGGCAAGGCGGACAATCTGGTCATCTGCGTGCCCAGCGGGAACTTCGGAAACATTACGGCAGGGCTTTTCGGCAAACGGATGGGGCTTCCGGTAAAACGCTTTATCGCCGCCAATAACCGCAATGATATTTTCTATCAATACTTGAAGACGGGTGTCTATACGCCGCGTCCTTCGGTAGCGACCATTGCCAATGCCATGGATGTGGGCGACCCCAGCAACTTCGCCCGTATCCTCGACTTATACGGAGGAAGCCACGAGGCTATTTCCGGCGAAATCAGTGGCGAGACTTATACCGATGAGCAGATTCGCGAAACCGTGCAGAAGGCTTACGAGGAAACCGGATACCTGCTCGACCCTCACGGGGCGTGCGGCTATCGTGCGCTGGCGGAAGGCTTGAAGCCGGGCGAAACGGGAGTGTTCCTCGAAACAGCCCATCCGGCAAAGTTCTTGCAGACGGTGGAAGCCATTATCGGAACCAAGGTGGATATCCCCGAAAAGCTTCAGGCGTTTATGCGCGGCACGAAGCAAAGCGTCCCGATGCCGAAAGACTTCGCTTCATTCAAGGCATACTTGATGAAACAGTAA
- a CDS encoding OmpH family outer membrane protein, giving the protein MKKMKHILNGFMALAFVLMFAQCTDQKAADNNSSQVTATVPGSMKIAYVEIDSLLTKYRFWNDLNELMIQKEENIRTTLNEKAKDLDNDMREFQRKLENNGFASRERAEQENLRISQKQRDLQQLQEKLTNELQMENQKNSLQLRDSINSFLKIYNKDKGYSLIISNTGFDNLLYADPAFNITDEIVEGLNARYNPEKK; this is encoded by the coding sequence ATGAAAAAGATGAAGCATATCCTGAATGGATTTATGGCATTGGCTTTCGTGCTGATGTTCGCTCAATGTACAGACCAGAAAGCAGCCGACAACAACAGTTCACAAGTAACGGCAACCGTACCCGGAAGCATGAAAATCGCATACGTGGAAATCGATTCCCTGCTGACCAAATACCGTTTCTGGAACGACCTGAACGAACTGATGATTCAGAAGGAGGAAAACATCCGCACTACGCTGAACGAAAAAGCCAAAGACCTGGACAACGATATGCGCGAATTCCAACGCAAACTGGAAAACAACGGCTTCGCAAGCCGTGAACGCGCCGAACAGGAAAACCTGCGCATCAGCCAAAAACAACGCGACTTGCAACAGTTGCAGGAAAAGCTGACCAACGAACTGCAAATGGAAAACCAGAAAAACAGCCTGCAGCTGCGCGACTCTATCAACTCGTTCCTGAAAATATACAACAAAGACAAAGGCTACAGCCTGATTATCAGCAATACCGGATTCGACAACCTGCTGTATGCCGACCCGGCTTTCAACATCACCGATGAAATCGTAGAAGGACTGAACGCCCGCTACAACCCGGAAAAGAAATAA
- the udk gene encoding uridine kinase, which translates to MIIIGIAGGTGSGKTTVVKSIIDSLPADEVALLPLDSYYKDSSHVPVEERQNINFDHPNAFDWDLLSRQVEMLRQGKAIEQPVYSYLTCTRQRETVHIEPRKVVIIEGILALSDRKLCSQMDLKVFVDADSDERLIRVIQRDVIERGRTAEAVMERYMKVLKPMHQEFIEPAKQYADIIIPQGGHNRKAIEILKMYIEKIIGR; encoded by the coding sequence ATGATTATTATCGGAATAGCCGGAGGGACGGGCTCCGGGAAGACTACAGTAGTGAAAAGTATCATCGACAGCCTTCCGGCGGACGAGGTGGCATTGCTTCCGCTCGATTCGTATTACAAAGACAGCAGCCATGTGCCGGTAGAGGAGCGTCAGAACATCAATTTTGACCATCCGAACGCTTTCGACTGGGACTTGCTCTCGCGTCAGGTGGAGATGCTCAGGCAAGGGAAAGCCATCGAACAGCCGGTGTATTCGTACCTGACGTGCACGCGCCAGCGCGAGACCGTACACATCGAGCCGCGTAAGGTGGTGATTATCGAAGGCATCCTTGCCCTGAGCGACAGGAAGCTGTGCAGCCAGATGGACTTGAAAGTGTTTGTCGACGCCGATTCGGACGAGCGGCTGATACGGGTTATCCAGCGCGACGTCATCGAGCGCGGACGTACCGCCGAGGCGGTGATGGAACGCTATATGAAGGTGCTGAAACCCATGCATCAGGAGTTTATCGAGCCTGCCAAGCAATATGCCGACATCATCATCCCGCAGGGCGGGCATAACCGGAAAGCGATAGAGATTCTGAAGATGTATATCGAAAAAATCATCGGACGATGA
- the trxA gene encoding thioredoxin yields the protein METFADLISSPVPVLVDVYAEWCAPCKSMAPVLKQLKEMQGDNIRIVKIDIDKNPQIARHYVVQSVPTLLIFKNGKQLWRQSGAMGAAELNKVIEQFR from the coding sequence ATGGAAACATTTGCAGACTTGATTTCATCGCCCGTCCCCGTACTGGTAGACGTTTATGCCGAATGGTGCGCCCCCTGTAAGTCGATGGCTCCTGTTCTGAAACAACTGAAAGAGATGCAGGGAGACAACATACGGATTGTAAAAATCGACATCGACAAGAACCCGCAAATCGCGCGCCACTATGTCGTGCAGTCCGTCCCTACCCTCCTGATTTTCAAAAACGGAAAACAGCTGTGGAGGCAGAGCGGCGCCATGGGAGCAGCCGAACTAAACAAAGTCATAGAGCAATTCAGATAA
- a CDS encoding PspC domain-containing protein, with amino-acid sequence MKKTLTVNLGGTVYHIDEDAYVLLDNYLNNLRYHFRKEAGADEIVRDMETRISELFNEYIREGVQVITIEQVEAVIARMGKPEELNAEGEDEQAEKKAEAPAQGPAKRLFRNPDDRILGGVVSGLGAYFGCDPTPLRILLLVAGFILLSFGGFFPLMLAYIILWIIIPQARTATEKLQMRGEPINVENIGKTVTDGFERESEKERSAGPRSGLARFFDGLVQVAGFIIKFVLVLLAICCIPALVVGLIVAFALLMAATGILASAPAILYYALPEIDWSLLSTAPVSVIGLSVCALLVVGIPIWGFLQLLLQSFKVWRPMSTGVKITLILLWILAVAVGTFFLFQLPFLIDSMYWA; translated from the coding sequence ATGAAAAAGACACTGACCGTTAATTTAGGCGGAACCGTTTATCACATAGACGAGGACGCATACGTTTTGCTTGATAATTACTTGAACAATCTCCGCTATCATTTCCGCAAGGAAGCGGGAGCCGACGAGATTGTGCGCGATATGGAAACCCGTATTTCCGAGTTGTTCAACGAATACATCCGTGAGGGGGTGCAGGTCATCACCATCGAACAGGTGGAAGCGGTGATTGCCCGGATGGGAAAGCCGGAGGAACTGAACGCGGAAGGCGAGGATGAACAGGCGGAAAAGAAAGCCGAAGCGCCTGCTCAAGGACCGGCGAAACGCTTGTTCCGCAATCCGGACGACCGTATATTGGGCGGTGTGGTTTCGGGCTTGGGAGCTTATTTCGGGTGCGATCCTACGCCTTTGCGCATCCTCTTGCTGGTGGCAGGCTTTATCTTGCTAAGCTTTGGGGGCTTCTTCCCCCTGATGCTGGCATACATCATCCTGTGGATTATCATTCCGCAGGCACGTACAGCCACCGAGAAGCTTCAGATGCGGGGGGAGCCGATTAATGTGGAGAATATAGGCAAGACGGTGACCGACGGCTTCGAGCGGGAAAGCGAGAAAGAACGTTCCGCCGGACCTCGCTCGGGACTTGCCCGTTTCTTCGACGGGCTGGTGCAGGTGGCGGGGTTCATCATCAAGTTCGTGCTGGTGCTTCTTGCCATCTGTTGCATACCGGCATTGGTCGTAGGCTTGATTGTAGCCTTTGCTTTGCTCATGGCGGCTACGGGCATTCTGGCAAGCGCGCCCGCTATCTTGTATTATGCCTTGCCCGAAATCGACTGGAGTTTGCTCAGTACGGCTCCCGTATCGGTCATCGGCCTGTCGGTATGTGCCTTGCTGGTGGTAGGCATTCCCATTTGGGGCTTCCTCCAGCTGCTTCTTCAAAGCTTTAAGGTGTGGCGTCCCATGTCTACGGGCGTGAAAATCACCTTGATTCTTTTGTGGATACTGGCGGTGGCGGTAGGCACATTCTTCCTCTTCCAGTTGCCTTTCCTCATCGATTCGATGTACTGGGCTTGA
- a CDS encoding MltF family protein gives MKPLALFCIACAVLLVSSCMGKRGTVGGEADTDLPDIRERGELTVLTVNGSTSYFNYRGEPMGFQYELAQQFVRSLGLKMKLKVVNNTAEMVRCLIRGEGDLIAYNLDITPAWKDSLIYCGEENITHQVIVQRRSRDGLKDVTQLIDKDVYVSPGKYYDRLVHLNEELGGGIRIHTADADSVSAEDLITWVAEGKIDYTVATDEVAKINRTYYPNLDISLVISFDQRSSWAVRKTSPLLAEAADKWHRENINSPEFKASARRYFELNKQPAHGSILSVKDGKISHYDDLFRKYAKEIGWDWRLLASLAYTESNFNPNVVSWAGAKGLMQLMPATAHAMGIPKGKEQDPEESIKGGVKYIAQLQKLFRKVADKDEQAKFVLAAYNAGAGHITDAMALAKKYGKNPYLWEHHVAHYVLLKSNEEYYQDPVCKNGYFRGTETYNFVRDVIGRAEMYQAKIKR, from the coding sequence ATGAAGCCGCTCGCCCTCTTCTGTATAGCGTGTGCCGTGCTGCTGGTTTCCTCCTGCATGGGGAAACGGGGCACGGTGGGCGGAGAGGCGGACACCGACCTGCCCGATATCCGCGAGCGGGGAGAGCTGACGGTGCTTACCGTCAACGGCTCTACCTCGTATTTCAATTACCGGGGCGAACCGATGGGGTTCCAGTACGAGCTGGCGCAGCAGTTCGTCCGTTCGTTGGGCTTGAAAATGAAGCTGAAGGTGGTGAACAATACCGCCGAGATGGTGCGCTGCCTGATTCGGGGGGAGGGCGACCTGATTGCTTACAACCTCGACATAACGCCCGCGTGGAAGGATAGCCTGATTTATTGCGGCGAAGAGAACATCACGCATCAGGTGATTGTGCAACGCCGGAGCCGGGACGGGCTGAAAGACGTGACCCAGCTGATAGACAAGGACGTGTATGTGAGCCCGGGAAAATATTACGACCGTCTGGTGCACCTCAACGAGGAACTGGGCGGAGGCATCCGCATCCATACGGCAGACGCCGACAGTGTTTCGGCGGAGGACTTGATTACGTGGGTGGCAGAGGGGAAAATAGACTATACAGTGGCTACCGACGAGGTGGCTAAAATCAACCGCACGTATTATCCCAACCTGGACATCAGCCTGGTCATCAGTTTCGACCAGCGCTCTTCGTGGGCGGTAAGGAAGACATCGCCCTTGCTTGCAGAGGCGGCGGACAAATGGCACCGCGAGAACATCAATTCTCCCGAGTTTAAGGCGAGCGCACGGCGGTATTTCGAACTGAACAAGCAGCCTGCGCACGGCTCTATACTTTCGGTGAAAGACGGGAAAATCTCGCATTACGATGATTTGTTTCGCAAGTACGCCAAGGAAATCGGGTGGGACTGGCGCCTGCTGGCTTCGCTGGCTTATACCGAATCGAATTTCAATCCTAATGTCGTGTCGTGGGCAGGGGCGAAAGGACTGATGCAGCTGATGCCCGCCACGGCTCATGCCATGGGAATCCCCAAGGGGAAGGAGCAAGACCCCGAAGAAAGCATCAAGGGAGGCGTGAAATACATCGCCCAGCTTCAGAAACTGTTCCGCAAGGTGGCGGATAAGGACGAACAGGCAAAGTTCGTGCTGGCGGCATACAATGCTGGGGCGGGGCATATCACCGATGCCATGGCATTGGCGAAGAAGTATGGGAAGAACCCTTACCTGTGGGAGCACCACGTAGCCCACTACGTCTTGCTGAAGAGCAACGAGGAATATTACCAGGACCCTGTCTGCAAGAACGGCTATTTTCGGGGTACGGAGACCTATAATTTCGTGCGTGACGTCATCGGCCGTGCCGAGATGTATCAGGCGAAAATCAAGCGGTAA
- a CDS encoding DNA/RNA non-specific endonuclease, with product MGKKQKSTGSLRGFILLITLIVIALFLYQNRNGNVTVDGKLHELTEKAKSAVTNANTSANVNPSPGKLEIPVSIRKREEIVLRRTAFTLSYNNAYKTPNWVAWELTRAETQGSESRKSKFEPDPDLPEPRAEHSDYTRSGYDRGHMAPAADMKWSEKAMEESFYMSNICPQNRKLNRDDWGDLEEKCRSWAEKYGKAYIACGPIYDSKSPKRIGKHKVAVPERFFKAVLIYKGKNPIAMGFLFENKAHHQNLKNYLVSIDKLEEETGLDFFSKLPDSIENRIESVIPDMPE from the coding sequence ATGGGAAAGAAACAAAAATCTACCGGCTCTTTACGCGGGTTCATCCTCCTGATAACACTGATTGTCATCGCCTTGTTCCTCTATCAGAACCGGAACGGAAACGTGACCGTAGACGGAAAGCTGCACGAACTGACGGAAAAGGCAAAGAGTGCGGTCACAAACGCCAACACGTCCGCCAACGTAAATCCCTCCCCCGGCAAGCTGGAAATACCTGTAAGCATCCGGAAACGGGAGGAAATCGTCTTGCGCCGCACTGCCTTCACCCTCTCGTATAACAATGCGTATAAAACCCCGAACTGGGTGGCATGGGAACTGACACGCGCGGAAACGCAAGGTTCCGAAAGCCGGAAAAGCAAGTTCGAGCCAGACCCCGACCTGCCCGAACCGCGCGCCGAGCATTCCGACTATACCCGTTCGGGTTACGACCGGGGACACATGGCGCCTGCCGCCGATATGAAATGGAGCGAAAAGGCAATGGAAGAATCGTTCTATATGAGCAACATTTGCCCTCAGAACCGGAAACTGAACCGGGACGACTGGGGAGACCTGGAAGAGAAATGCCGCTCGTGGGCAGAAAAATACGGGAAAGCCTACATCGCCTGCGGGCCTATTTACGACTCGAAATCGCCCAAACGGATTGGGAAACACAAGGTAGCCGTACCCGAACGTTTCTTCAAAGCCGTGCTTATCTATAAAGGAAAGAATCCGATAGCCATGGGATTCCTTTTCGAAAACAAAGCCCATCACCAAAACCTGAAGAACTATCTGGTGAGCATAGACAAGCTGGAAGAAGAGACCGGGCTGGATTTCTTTTCAAAACTGCCCGACTCCATCGAAAACCGCATCGAAAGCGTCATACCCGATATGCCGGAGTGA